A stretch of DNA from Halorubrum sp. BOL3-1:
ACAGCGCCGCCTGCTTCGGGACGTTCGTCGACTCCGTCCGCTTCTCCCCCGACGCGCCGCTCTTGCCGCCGACGAGCAGGATGACGTACACGCCGTACAACACCAGTAGGCCGACGCCCATCTGCGGGGTGATCCGCGCGACCTCCCGCCCGTCGGTCCCGAGGACGCCGAGCGCGATCACGCCGAAGAGGGCGAGGACGGCGACCATGTAGAAGATGGCGTCGCGGTAGACGATCCCCTGCGTCGTCGTCGTGTCGCCGCTCGTGATCGCGACGGCGCTCGGGATGACCAGGATGTTGAACACAGCCGTCCCGATGAGCGCCCCGGCGCCGACGCCGAACTCACCGAGCACGAGCACCGAGATCACGATGATCGCGAGCTCGGGGAACGACGTCGCGGCCGCGACGATGAGTCCGCCCTGGATCGCCTGCGAGACGCCGAAGTGGTCGCTCACCTTCGAGGTCGTCGACTCGACGACGTTCGCGCCCTTCCAGGTCAGGAGGAACCCGATCACGCCGAGCGCGATCCAGACGGCGAGCGACTGGTC
This window harbors:
- a CDS encoding sodium:calcium antiporter; translation: MTILQEFIGDQSLAVWIALGVIGFLLTWKGANVVESTTSKVSDHFGVSQAIQGGLIVAAATSFPELAIIVISVLVLGEFGVGAGALIGTAVFNILVIPSAVAITSGDTTTTQGIVYRDAIFYMVAVLALFGVIALGVLGTDGREVARITPQMGVGLLVLYGVYVILLVGGKSGASGEKRTESTNVPKQAALFAGGLAIVLVGVESMVGMTLQISDALGAPPFLISVTVLSAMSSFPDLLVGVKMGEAGDQRAAVANVFGTNTFNLVAALPIGVILAGGVSIGFLTSVPLLLFLFYTTLVVVVLAATEFELTTEEGYVLLAMYLAFLAWMTTEALGVTALLTEETLRTIVT